In Candidatus Hydrogenedentota bacterium, a genomic segment contains:
- a CDS encoding DUF4340 domain-containing protein — protein sequence MKPKSLIPLAIIVAVLVGLVAYKKISQRPPSLIEQARLVRLLPEGFSKADVARIELTSGDKTDEKLVLTYDKDADKWRVTTHFNAPAKKDTVEKYLDAIAKMKGEPRAMGASETALADYNLTEAKAFHVAGFKKDGTEPIFNLLVGKSPGYKEVFVRKAGSNDVFVEETNLKQQAGIYDSTPPPAKSGEKPEEKPLPKPEAGTWLDKEIVKVDSEKLTKVALTLPDKSLVFERREKPKPPADPANPPAEEKKDEPAASSEKENASVVTPTSTTAAPTPPAAPEKPEYEWVLASGGAGMTPKPNSIETYIKRFSPLNATDIVDPAKKAEWGLESPAFTCVLSVEGQPDIRIEGGRPTASDNGYVRVADAKEDIVYSMAKYSFEQLFPKGTDFFDLPTFSFDKKTIDAISISGAAGDIALAREGETLKVIKPACDLKSVTTALDNVVNTLASLRPSDYADGDPGLGDPVRTLTFTAAGQPHAIKLYSESKTIEGSYVRVDDKPEILVLGKADVGKVFPAPNDLFERKLFDFDADDVAEIAVKTPAQEYVLAREGDTWKVNVSGAVFDADKEVCEDLAEDLAGAQGDHILFGQAGLSTPADSTIRIKLKESGEFTLSCAPEKDGKREVQASGKSLAFDMSASAMDGLMPALDKVKKPEPPPAPTPAETPASTAEPAPAAEPAPAAEPAAPPVEQAQPVEIAPAPVELPAPSVATPQPPAEPVVVQATPPTESAPPAETPESK from the coding sequence ATGAAACCGAAGAGTTTGATACCGTTGGCGATCATTGTGGCTGTCCTCGTGGGACTGGTGGCCTATAAGAAAATATCGCAACGTCCCCCATCCCTCATCGAGCAGGCCCGGCTGGTCCGGCTGCTGCCCGAAGGATTCTCGAAAGCGGACGTGGCCCGGATTGAATTGACTTCGGGCGACAAGACCGACGAGAAACTCGTGCTGACATACGACAAGGACGCGGACAAGTGGCGAGTCACGACCCATTTCAACGCGCCCGCCAAAAAGGACACGGTCGAAAAATACCTCGATGCCATTGCGAAGATGAAAGGCGAGCCCCGCGCCATGGGCGCGTCCGAGACCGCCTTGGCGGATTACAATCTGACAGAGGCGAAAGCCTTTCACGTGGCGGGATTCAAAAAAGACGGCACGGAACCCATCTTCAACCTGCTGGTGGGCAAATCCCCCGGTTACAAGGAAGTGTTCGTGCGCAAGGCCGGTTCAAACGACGTGTTCGTCGAGGAAACGAACCTGAAGCAGCAGGCCGGCATTTACGACTCCACCCCGCCGCCGGCCAAATCCGGTGAAAAACCCGAAGAAAAACCATTGCCAAAACCGGAAGCCGGCACATGGCTCGATAAGGAAATCGTGAAGGTGGATTCCGAGAAACTGACCAAGGTCGCGCTGACGCTTCCGGACAAGTCGCTCGTGTTCGAGCGCCGTGAAAAACCGAAGCCGCCCGCGGACCCGGCCAATCCGCCCGCCGAGGAGAAGAAGGACGAGCCGGCCGCGTCGAGCGAGAAAGAAAACGCCAGCGTGGTTACGCCCACGTCCACAACCGCTGCGCCCACGCCGCCCGCCGCGCCGGAAAAGCCCGAATACGAATGGGTGCTTGCTTCCGGCGGCGCCGGGATGACGCCCAAACCCAACAGTATCGAAACCTACATCAAACGTTTCTCGCCGCTTAACGCCACCGACATCGTCGATCCCGCCAAGAAGGCGGAATGGGGATTGGAATCCCCCGCGTTTACATGTGTGTTGTCGGTGGAGGGCCAGCCCGACATACGAATCGAGGGAGGGCGTCCAACGGCATCGGACAATGGCTATGTGCGCGTCGCGGACGCCAAGGAAGATATTGTCTACTCGATGGCCAAATACAGTTTCGAGCAGCTCTTCCCGAAGGGTACGGATTTCTTCGATTTGCCCACGTTTTCGTTCGACAAGAAAACGATAGACGCCATTTCCATATCGGGCGCGGCGGGCGATATCGCGCTGGCGCGCGAAGGGGAAACCCTCAAGGTTATAAAACCGGCTTGCGATTTGAAGTCCGTTACAACCGCGTTGGACAACGTCGTGAACACGCTGGCGTCGTTGCGCCCCTCCGACTATGCCGACGGCGATCCGGGGCTGGGCGATCCGGTGCGCACCCTAACCTTTACGGCCGCCGGCCAACCGCACGCCATCAAGCTTTATTCCGAAAGCAAGACCATTGAGGGGTCTTATGTGCGTGTTGACGACAAGCCCGAAATACTGGTGCTCGGCAAAGCCGATGTGGGCAAGGTGTTCCCCGCGCCCAACGATCTGTTCGAGCGCAAGTTGTTCGATTTCGATGCCGACGACGTCGCCGAAATCGCCGTGAAAACCCCGGCGCAGGAATATGTCCTGGCGCGCGAGGGAGACACATGGAAGGTCAACGTGTCCGGCGCCGTCTTTGATGCGGACAAGGAAGTCTGCGAAGACTTGGCCGAAGACTTGGCCGGGGCGCAGGGCGATCACATCCTGTTCGGACAGGCCGGCTTGTCCACTCCGGCCGACAGCACGATTCGGATAAAGCTCAAGGAAAGCGGTGAATTTACGCTTTCATGTGCGCCCGAAAAAGACGGCAAGCGGGAAGTGCAGGCTTCCGGCAAGAGTCTTGCCTTCGACATGTCCGCATCGGCCATGGATGGGCTTATGCCGGCCTTGGACAAGGTGAAAAAGCCCGAACCGCCTCCCGCGCCGACACCGGCTGAAACTCCGGCCTCCACAGCGGAACCGGCTCCTGCGGCGGAACCGGCCCCTGCGGCGGAACCGGCCGCGCCGCCCGTCGAGCAGGCGCAACCTGTGGAAATCGCACCGGCGCCGGTTGAATTGCCGGCGCCGTCCGTGGCCACGCCGCAGCCGCCCG